In Solanum pennellii chromosome 7, SPENNV200, the following are encoded in one genomic region:
- the LOC107024108 gene encoding receptor-like protein EIX1, whose amino-acid sequence MDTKEHYKPIHFLLICLSILIMHQTFAFGSISRGKNYTKILCITKEREALLEFKRGLIDEYNLLSSWRNEECCAWRGVECSNTSGRILVLNLRIGTIESNPDGPDKDLILTGNITSSLVKLQYLKYLDLSSNNFGGDGPIPKFIGYFKRLEYLNLTSRYRVFTGLIPLQLQNLTSLRTLDLRGNYLTVNSLEWLPHLVHLEYLDLSLSNVQAKNWLQQISKLPNLRELHLFGCQLPKIIPSSLILANISSSRLSILDISSNTYSSPAINSWLFNFTSLTSLDLSSNDLGKIDSGFGYLKSLEHLNLFGNSIQGGIPRSLRNLSRLRSLDASNNYLLSQPFSELLDILSGSNISLEFLSFEGNALTGSLINLTRFSSLKELKLRENSLDGIFHESFRQISSLEYLDLSSNQMTGSLPDLSFFPSLTELNLRSNHFYGMIPQGLGKLSELEILDVSFNRLQGLPDSMGKLSKLKILDVSSNRLKGLPESLGQLLDLESFDASNNLLEGTISESHLSNLCNLKSLKLSSNSLTWNVSVDWIPCFQLQVISLSSCNLGPYFPRWLQTQNSYSFLDMSLASISDTMPSWFTKLPPMLYFLNLSYNQISGKIQDLSANNIGSIVIDLGYNNFSGPLPTFPHLVSELRVDNNKFSGSLNSICKIRSPVTLDLSNNLLSGEIPDCWALMSVLMVLNVANNHISGSIPYSLCSSTSLSSLYVRNNNLSGHFPVPLKNCQGLKVLDLGRNRLSGKIPEWIGTKLAGLGILSLRFNEFSGSIPPSICQLQCIQILDLSGNHLSGRIPKCFSNFTTLRLLQDGSSVNYDFNPIAGRGILVYKGNAFVQWKNKESEYSNTLWLLKTIDLSSNKLIGDIPNDFSRMNALLSLNLSRNNLTGNIIEGIGLMNMLEVLDLSVNHLSGKIPVGLANLTFLSVLDLSKNNLSGRIPSSTQLQGFDPSTYGENIHLCGPPLPACPTFAPPNPHVVFGSTSQENDDDDEFPSKEFYISMALGYIVAFWGILGSLCFNYSWRNAYFKWLNGCQNWLYLSSAICFARLKAKLRA is encoded by the coding sequence atggaTACCAAAGAACACTACAAACCAattcatttccttttgatttgtCTATCAATACTGATCATGCATCAAACCTTTGCTTTTGGATCAATCTCAAGAGGGAAGAATTACACGAAAATTTTGTGCATAACAAAGGAGAGGGAAGCTCTTCTCGAGTTCAAACGAGGTCTCATAGATGAATATAATCTTCTTTCATCATGGAGAAATGAGGAATGTTGTGCTTGGAGGGGTGTGGAATGCAGTAATACAAGTGGTCGTATACTCGTCCTTAATCTTCGTATTGGTACAATTGAATCCAATCCTGATGGTCCTGATAAGGATCTCATATTGACAGGCAACATCACTTCTTCATTGGTTAAGTTGCAGTATTTGAAGTACTTAGACCTTAGTTCCAATAATTTTGGAGGCGACGGGCCAATACCAAAATTCATTGGATATTTCAAAAGATTAGAGTACTTAAATCTCACATCTAGATACAGAGTTTTTACTGGTCTAATTCCTCTCCAGCTCCAAAATCTTACCTCCTTAAGGACTCTTGATCTTCGTGGCAATTATTTAACGGTTAATAGCCTTGAGTGGCTTCCTCATCTAGTGCATTTGGAGTACTTAGATCTAAGTTTATCCAATGTGCAAGCCAAAAACTGGTTGCAACAGATAAGTAAGCTCCCAAATTTGAGGGAATTGCATTTGTTTGGTTGTCAACTCCCCAAAATCATTCCTTCATCACTTATCTTAGCTAATATTTCCTCCTCTCGTCTTTCCATCCTCGATATATCCTCTAATACATATTCGTCCCCTGCAATAAATAGTTGGTTATTTAACTTCACTAGTCTTACTAGTCTAGATCTTTCGAGCAATGATTTAGGCAAAATTGATAGTGGCTTTGGGTACTTGAAATCTTTGGAACATCTTAATCTATTTGGTAATAGTATTCAAGGAGGGATACCAAGGTCTTTAAGAAATTTAAGTCGTTTACGCTCTCTTGATGCTAGTAACAATTACTTATTAAGTCAACCGTTTTCTGAATTGCTTGATATCTTATCAGGGAGTAATATTTCACTTGAATTTTTGTCCTTTGAGGGAAATGCACTCACTGGCTCATTGATTAATCTTACTAGATTTTCATCCTTGAAGGAATTGAAGCTACGAGAAAACTCGTTGGATGGCATTTTCCATGAAAGCTTTAGACAAATCTCCAGTCTTGAGTATCTTGATTTGTCTAGTAACCAAATGACAGGGTCATTACCAGACTTGTCATTCTTTCCATCATTGACAGAGTTGAACTTACGGTCCAATCACTTTTATGGAATGATACCACAAGGTTTAGGGAAACTTTCCGAGCTTGAAATCTTAGATGTGTCTTTCAATAGATTGCAAGGCTTACCGGATAGTATGGGAAAACTCTCCAAGCTGAAAATCTTGGATGTGTCTTCCAATAGACTGAAAGGCTTACCGGAAAGTTTAGGGCAGCTTCTCGATCTTGAAAGTTTTGATGCTTCTAATAATTTGTTAGAAGGTACAATCTCTGAATCTCATCTTTCCAACCTTTGCAACTTGAAGAGTTTAAAATTGTCTTCCAACTCGTTGACTTGGAATGTTAGTGTTGATTGGATTCCATGTTTTCAACTACAAGTTATCAGTCTTTCGTCTTGTAATCTTGGACCGTACTTTCCAAGATGGCTTCAAACTCAAAATAGCTACTCATTTCTTGATATGTCTCTTGCTAGTATCTCAGACACAATGCCTAGTTGGTTTACAAAGTTGCCTCCCATGTTATACTTTTTGAATCTCTCTTACAACCAAATCAGCGGAAAGATACAAGATTTATCAGCCAATAATATTGGTTCCATTGTTATAGATCTTGGTTATAACAATTTTTCAGGACCCTTACCAACATTTCCTCATTTGGTTAGTGAATTGCGTGTTGACAACAATAAGTTTTCTGGATCACTTAACTCCATATGTAAAATTCGTTCACCTGTAACACTTGACTTGTCCAATAATCTCTTGTCCGGGGAGATTCCTGATTGTTGGGCTCTCATGTCTGTTCTAATGGTCCTTAATGTAGCCAATAACCATATATCTGGAAGCATTCCGTACTCTTTGTGTTCTTCGACATCCTTGAGCTCTCTATACGTCCGTAACAACAATTTAAGTGGACATTTCCCTGTCCCTTTGAAGAATTGCCAAGGTTTGAAAGTCTTGGATTTGGGAAGAAATAGATTAAGTGGAAAAATCCCAGAATGGATAGGGACTAAGTTGGCTGGTTTGGGCATTCTGAGCCTACGATTCAACGAATTTTCTGGTAGCATTCCTCCAAGTATATGTCAGCTTCAATGTATTCAGATACTGGACCTTTCTGGCAACCATTTATCCGGAAGAATTCCAAAATGCTTCAGCAATTTCACCACGCTGCGACTTTTGCAAGATGGTTCAAGTGTGAACTATGACTTCAATCCGATTGCCGGTAGAGGAATTTTAGTGTACAAAGGCAATGCATTTGTTCAATGGAAAAACAAGGAATCAGAATACAGTAACACCTTGTGGCTTCTGAAAACCATTGATCTTTCTAGCAACAAACTAATCGGTGACATCCCAAATGATTTTAGTAGAATGAATGCATTGCTGTCATTGAACCTATCAAGGAACAATTTGACAGGAAATATCATTGAAGGAATTGGGTTGATGAACATGTTGGAGGTTCTTGACTTGTCGGTGAATCATCTCTCGGGGAAGATCCCAGTAGGACTGGCTAACTTGACATTTCTTAGTGTGTTGGATTTATCGAAAAACAACTTGTCAGGGAGAATACCGTCGAGCACTCAATTGCAAGGCTTTGATCCTTCAACCTATGGTGAGAATATTCATCTCTGTGGACCTCCTCTTCCAGCATGTCCTACATTTGCTCCTCCAAATCCTCATGTTGTCTTTGGCAGTACTTCTCAagaaaatgatgatgatgatgagtttCCTTCTAAGGAGTTCTATATATCGATGGCATTGGGCTACATTGTCGCGTTTTGGGGAATTTTGGGCTCTTTGTGCTTCAATTATTCATGGAGGAATGCCTACTTCAAGTGGTTAAATGGATGTCAGAATTGGCTTTATCTTTCATCAGCAATCTGCTTTGCAAGATTGAAGGCAAAACTGAGGGCCTGA
- the LOC107026012 gene encoding ABC transporter F family member 4-like yields MGKKKTDEAGVSAKAKGSSKDSKEGKKEKLSVSAMLASMDQKPEKPNKGSSASGASKAKPKAAPKASAYTDGIDLPPSDDEEEEYLPGPEEVEEQIDGNRRHKRNEAGPIDTSISYKELKKREKKDMLAVQAAEVAKKEALRDDHDAFTVVIGSRASVLEGQDDADANVKDITIENFSVAARGKDLLKNTSVKISHGKRYGLVGPNGMGKSTLLKLLAWRKIPVPKNIDVLLVEQEIVGDDRTALEAVVSANEELIKLREEAASLQNAAATVGENEDDADGDNIVEKLSELYERLQLMGSDAAEAQASKILAGLGFTKEMQGRATRSFSGGWRMRISLARALFVQPTLLLLDEPTNHLDLRAVLWLEEYLCRWKKTLVVVSHDRDFLNTVCGEIIHLHDMKLHFYRGNFDDFESGYEQRRKEMNKKFEIYDKQLKAAKRSGSRAQQEKVKDRAKFVASKESKKKGKDRVDEDETPPEAPQKWRDYSVEFHFPEPTELTPPLLQLIEVSFSYPNRPDFRLSDVDVGIDMGTRVAIVGPNGAGKSTLLNLLAGDLVPTEGEARRSQKLRIGRYSQHFVDLLTMDETPVQYLLRLHPDQEGPSKQEAVRAKLGKFGLPSHNHLTPILKLSGGQKARVVFTSISMSKPHILLLDEPTNHLDMQSIDALADALDEFTGGVVLVSHDSRLISRVCDDEERSEIWIVENGTVEKFPDTFDEYKAELVREIREEVDD; encoded by the coding sequence ATGGGGAAGAAAAAAACAGATGAGGCTGGTGTAAGTGCGAAGGCTAAGGGAAGCAGCAAAGATTccaaggaagggaaaaaggaGAAGCTTTCTGTCTCTGCCATGCTTGCCAGCATGGACCAGAAACCTGAGAAGCCCAACAAAGGATCTTCAGCCTCTGGTGCTAGTAAGGCCAAGCCTAAAGCAGCTCCAAAAGCATCAGCTTACACTGATGGAATTGATCTTCCTCCCTCTGATGACGAGGAAGAGGAGTATCTTCCTGGCCCCGAAGAAGTGGAAGAACAGATTGATGGTAATAGAAGGCATAAAAGGAATGAAGCAGGTCCAATTGATACCTCCATAAGTTATAAAGAGCTAAAGAAACGAGAAAAGAAGGATATGCTTGCTGTTCAGGCAGCTGAGGTGGCAAAAAAGGAGGCCCTTAGGGACGATCATGATGCTTTTACTGTTGTTATTGGTAGCAGGGCATCTGTCCTTGAAGGTCAAGATGATGCTGATGCAAATGTTAAGGATATAACTATAGAGAATTTCTCTGTAGCAGCTCGTGGAAAAGACCTTTTAAAGAACACATCAGTTAAGATATCTCATGGGAAGAGATATGGTTTAGTTGGTCCCAATGGAATGGGCAAGTCCACCCTACTaaaactccttgcttggaggaAGATTCCTGTACCAAAAAACATTGATGTACTTTTGGTTGAACAAGAGATAGTTGGTGATGATAGGACTGCACTTGAAGCTGTTGTTTCAGCTAACGAGGAGCTAATCAAGCTCCGAGAAGAGGCTGCATCTTTACAGAATGCTGCTGCAACTGTTGGTGAGAATGAAGATGATGCTGATGGGGACAACATTGTAGAAAAACTTTCTGAACTGTACGAAAGGTTGCAGCTGATGGGATCAGATGCTGCTGAGGCCCAAGCATCAAAAATTCTTGCTGGGCTGGGTTTCACCAAGGAAATGCAGGGGCGTGCTACCCGATCTTTTAGTGGTGGTTGGAGGATGAGAATTTCTCTAGCACGGGCTCTTTTTGTTCAGCCTACTCTATTGTTGTTGGATGAACCTACAAATCATCTTGACCTTCGGGCTGTTCTATGGTTAGAGGAGTACTTGTGCAGATGGAAGAAAACTTTGGTCGTTGTTTCACATGATCGAGACTTTCTGAACACTGTTTGCGGTGAGATTATTCATCTCCATGACATGAAACTACACTTCTATCGTGGTAACTTTGATGATTTTGAAAGTGGATATGAACAGCGTCGCAAAGAGATGAACAAGAAGTTTGAGATTTATGATAAGCAGTTAAAAGCTGCCAAGAGATCTGGAAGTCGAGCACAACAGGAGAAGGTAAAAGACCGAGCCAAATTTGTAGCTTCCAaagaatcaaagaaaaaaggaaaggatAGGGTTGATGAAGATGAAACTCCACCTGAAGCCCCTCAGAAGTGGAGGGACTACAGTGTGGAGTTCCACTTCCCTGAGCCTACTGAACTGACACCTCCACTTCTTCAGCTAATTGAGGTCAGCTTCAGTTATCCTAATCGACCAGACTTCAGGCTCTCTGATGTTGATGTTGGAATTGATATGGGGACTCGAGTTGCTATAGTTGGGCCCAATGGAGCAGGCAAATCAACCTTGCTTAACCTCTTGGCAGGTGATTTAGTTCCTACAGAAGGTGAAGCCCGCAGGAGCCAAAAGTTGAGGATTGGACGGTACTCGCAGCATTTTGTTGATCTTCTCACAATGGATGAAACACCTGTCCAGTACCTGCTTCGTCTTCACCCAGATCAAGAAGGACCTAGTAAGCAAGAAGCTGTTCGTGCAAAGCTAGGAAAATTTGGACTTCCCAGTCATAACCATCTTACCCCCATTTTAAAGTTGTCCGGAGGACAAAAAGCTAGAGTTGTATTTACATCTATTTCTATGTCAAAGCCTCACATCTTGCTGTTAGATGAGCCAACAAACCATTTGGATATGCAGAGTATCGATGCTTTGGCAGATGCGCTTGATGAGTTCACTGGTGGAGTTGTGTTAGTCAGTCACGACTCGAGGCTCATATCAAGGGTTTGTGATGATGAAGAAAGAAGTGAAATTTGGATAGTTGAGAATGGGACCGTTGAAAAGTTCCCAGATACATTTGATGAGTATAAGGCAGAACTTGTAAGGGAAATCAGGGAAGAAGTTGATGATTGA
- the LOC107025483 gene encoding receptor-like protein EIX1: MDTKQHYKSIHLLLICLSILILHQCSAFGSMLRGDHANILCITKEREALLEFKRGLIDEHNMLSSWKNEECCSWSGVKCSNTTGHILVLNLRGNFDTSLTGNISSSLVKLQYLKYLDLSFNDFGGQIPKFIGYFERLEYLNLSSSFKNTGLIPIQFQNLAHLKTLDLSLNSLTVKSLEWLSNLVYLECLDLRFSNVQAKNWLQEIIKLPSLRELYLSACQLPVIVPSSLVSTNISSSPLSILDISYNGYSSPAINSWLFNLTSLTSLDLTGNELGQMSSGFGYLKSLEHLKLFGSGIQGGIPKSFGSLSRLRYIDADSNNLLSQPFSELLDNLAGSNQSLEYLSFEGNALTGSLINLTRFSSLRKLRLRGNSLNGIFHESFRQISSLEYIDLSNNQMTGPLPDLEFFPSLTELNLQSNHFYGTIPQGLGKLSELKILDVSFNRLQGLPDSLGKLFDLESFDASNNLLEGTITESHLSNLCKLKSLNLYSNSLTWNVSVDWIPCFQLQVISLSSCNLGPYFPKWLQTQNEYSVLDLSLSSISDTMPSWFSKLPPMLTYLNLSYNQISGKIQDLSSNNIGPIIIDFGYNNFSGPLPTFPQLVSQLRIDNNQISGSLNSICKIRSGVTFDLSNNLLSGDIPDCWTLMSAPMVLNLANNRISGSIPYSLCSSTSLSSLYVRNNNLSGQFPASLRNCKGLKVLDLGRNTFSGKIPEWIGTELDYLGILSLRFNEFSGSIPLSICQLQSIQVLDLSGNRLSGRIPKCFSNFTRMQLLQDGSSVSYDFDPYTPRVGTLYHGNALVQWKNKESEYRNILWLLKTIDLSSNELVGDIPNDFSRMNALLSLNLSRNNLSGSIIEGIGLMKMLESLDLSRNHLSGKISVGLANLTFLSVLDLSNNNLSGRIPSSTQLQGFDSSTYEGNIQLCGPTLPECPSFAPPNLHVGHDSSFQENDDDDDEFPSKEFYISMALGFIVAFWGVLGSLFFNNSWSNAYFQWLYL; encoded by the coding sequence atggatacCAAACAACACtacaaatcaattcatttgCTTTTGATTTGTCTATCAATATTGATCCTGCATCAATGCTCAGCTTTTGGATCAATGTTAAGAGGGGATCATGCAAACATTTTGTGCATAACAAAGGAGAGGGAAGCTCTTCTCGAGTTCAAACGAGGTCTCATAGACGAACATAACATGCTTTCTTCATGGAAAAATGAGGAATGTTGTTCTTGGAGTGGTGTGAAATGCAGTAACACAACAGGCCATATACTAGTCCTGAATCTTCGTGGTAACTTCGACACGTCTTTGACAGGTAATATCAGTTCATCATTGGTTAAGTTGCAGTATTTGAAGTACTTGGACCTTAGTTTCAATGATTTTGGTGGACAAATACCAAAATTTATCGGTTACTTCGAAAGACTAGAGTACCTTAATCTCTCATCTAGTTTCAAAAACACTGGTCTAATTCCTATTCAGTTCCAAAATCTAGCACACTTAAAGACTCTTGATCTTAGTTTAAATTCTTTAACAGTGAAAAGCCTTGAGTGGCTTTCTAATCTAGTGTATTTGGAGTGCTTAGATCTTCGTTTTTCCAACGTGCAAGCGAAAAACTGGTTACAGGAGATAATTAAGCTTCCTAGTTTGAGGGAGTTGTATTTATCAGCCTGTCAACTCCCTGTAATCGTTCCTTCATCACTAGTATCAACCAATATTTCCTCGTCTCCTCTTTCGATCCTTGATATCTCCTATAATGGATATTCGTCCCCTGCAATAAATAGCTGGTTATTTAACCTCACTAGTCTTACTAGCCTAGATCTTACGGGTAACGAGTTAGGACAAATGTCTAGTGGCTTTGGGTACTTGAAGTCTTTGGAACATCTTAAGCTATTTGGAAGTGGTATTCAAGGTGGGATACCAAAGTCTTTTGGGAGTTTAAGTCGTTTACGCTATATTGATGCAGATTCCAATAACTTGTTAAGTCAACCATTTTCTGAGTTGCTTGATAACTTAGCTGGGAGTAATCAATCGCTTGAATATCTGTCGTTTGAGGGAAATGCACTCACTGGTTCATTGATTAATCTTACTAGATTTTCATCCTTGAGGAAGTTAAGGCTACGAGGAAATTCGTTGAATGGCATTTTCCATGAAAGTTTTAGACAAATCTCCAGTCTTGAGTATATTGATTTGTCTAATAACCAAATGACAGGGCCATTACCAGACTTGGAGTTCTTTCCGTCATTGACAGAGTTGAACTTACAGTCCAATCACTTTTATGGAACGATACCACAAGGTTTAGGGAAACTTTCCGAGCTTAAAATCTTGGATGTGTCTTTCAATAGACTGCAAGGCTTACCGGATAGTTTGGGGAAACTTTTCGACCTTGAAAGTTTTGATGCTTCTAATAATTTGTTAGAAGGTACAATCACTGAATCACATCTTTCCAACCTTTGCAAGTTGAAAAGCTTAAACTTGTATTCCAACTCATTGACTTGGAATGTTAGCGTTGATTGGATTCCGTGTTTTCAACTACAAGTTATCAGCCTTTCGTCTTGTAATCTTGGACCGTACTTTCCAAAATGGCTTCAAACTCAAAATGAGTACTCAGTTCTGGATCTATCTCTTAGTAGTATCTCAGACACAATGCCTAGTTGGTTCTCAAAGTTGCCTCCCATGTTAACATACTTGAATCTCTCGTACAACCAAATCAGCGGAAAGATACAAGATTTATCATCCAATAATATCGGTCCCATTATCATAGATTTTGGTTATAACAATTTTTCAGGACCCTTACCAACATTTCCTCAACTGGTTAGTCAATTGCGAATTGACAACAATCAGATTTCTGGATCACTTAACTCCATATGCAAAATTCGTTCGGGTGTAACATTTGACTTGTCCAATAATCTCTTGTCTGGAGATATTCCTGATTGTTGGACTCTCATGTCTGCTCCAATGGTCCTTAACTTAGCCAATAATCGTATATCTGGAAGCATTCCGTACTCTCTTTGTTCTTCGACATCCTTGAGCTCTTTATACGTGCGTAACAACAATTTAAGTGGACAGTTTCCTGCCTCTTTGAGGAACTGCAAAGGTTTGAAAGTCTTGGATTTGGGAAGAAACACATTTAGTGGAAAAATCCCAGAATGGATAGGGACTGAGTTAGATTATTTGGGGATTCTGAGCCTTCGATTCAACGAATTCTCTGGGAGCATTCCTCTGAGTATATGTCAGCTTCAATCTATTCAGGTACTGGACCTTTCTGGCAACCGTTTATCAGGAAGAATTCCGAAATGCTTCAGCAATTTCACCAGAATGCAACTTTTGCAAGATGGTTCAAGTGTGAGCTATGACTTCGATCCATACACCCCTCGAGTAGGTACACTGTACCATGGCAATGCATTAGTCCAATGGAAAAATAAGGAGTCAGAGTATCGTAACATCTTGTGGCTTCTGAAAACCATTGATCTGTCTAGCAACGAACTAGTCGGTGACATCCCAAATGATTTTAGCAGAATGAATGCATTGCTGTCATTGAACCTATCAAGGAACAATTTGTCGGGAAGTATCATTGAAGGAATTGGTTTAATGAAGATGTTAGAGTCTCTTGACTTGTCGAGGAACCATCTCTCGGGGAAGATCTCAGTAGGGCTCGCTAACCTGACGTTTCTTAGTGTGTTGGATTTGTCAAACAACAACTTGTCAGGGAGAATACCATCGAGCACTCAATTGCAAGGCTTCGACTCCTCAACCTATGAAGGGAATATTCAGCTATGTGGCCCTACTCTTCCAGAGTGTCCTTCATTTGCTCCTCCAAATCTTCATGTTGGTCATGACAGtagttttcaagaaaatgatgatgatgatgatgagtttCCATCAAAAGAGTTTTATATATCGATGGCGTTAGGGTTCATTGTTGCATTCTGGGGAGTGTTAGGATCTTTGTTCTTCAACAATTCATGGAGCAATGCTTATTTTCAGTGGCTCTATCTTTAG